One genomic window of Bacteroidia bacterium includes the following:
- a CDS encoding NADH-quinone oxidoreductase subunit A produces the protein MLAEYLPILLFLIVAAAVGGLLLALGSLLGPKRPDAEKLSPYECGFE, from the coding sequence GTGCTCGCTGAGTATCTTCCGATCCTGCTGTTCCTGATCGTGGCCGCCGCGGTCGGCGGCCTGCTGCTGGCGCTCGGCAGCCTGCTCGGGCCGAAGCGCCCGGACGCGGAGAAGCTCTCGCCCTACGAGTGCGGCTTCGAG